The Elaeis guineensis isolate ETL-2024a chromosome 14, EG11, whole genome shotgun sequence genome has a segment encoding these proteins:
- the LOC105057415 gene encoding coniferyl alcohol acyltransferase, producing the protein MGEGKRGYAVTVHRKERVAAVLPLQEHWLSLSNLDLLLPPLDVGVFFCYEKLPGSPSFATMLSSLKGSLVQALVSYYPFAGEVVTNSTGEPELLCNNRGVDFIEAYADVELRELSLYKPDESLGGKLMPKKEGGVLCVQATELRCGGLVVACAFDHRIADAVSADMFLVAWAELATSKPVSRIPSFRRSLLNPRRPGRHDSFPDRLYAPISSLSRPPSPPPLQQPVVSRIYYITAEDVDSMQTAASAGGAAYRTKVEAFTAYLWRVLAKGTVSGDKPCRMGLVVDGRSRLDARAMANYFGNVLTLPYGTLSAAELGRMELPEVADAVHEFLRPAVTAEHFRGLVDWVESHRPEPAVARVYLEDEEGGMACIVSSGRRFPSSELEFGWGKPTLASYYFPWGGSAGFVMPTPSAKGNGDWVVYAYLLKDLVEVLEAQSPQVLRPLTPDYYLSLLKLEVVD; encoded by the exons ATGGGCGAAGGCAAGAGAGGATACGCGGTGACCGTACACCGGAAGGAGAGGGTGGCGGCCGTGCTACCGCTCCAGGAGCACTGGCTATCCCTCTCCAACCTGGACCTCTTGCTGCCACCCCTGGACGTGGGCGTCTTCTTCTGTTACGAGAAGCTCCCCGGCTCCCCCTCCTTCGCCACCATGCTCAGCTCTCTCAAGGGATCGCTGGTGCAAGCCCTTGTCAGTTACTACCCTTTTGCAGGTGAGGTTGTCACCAACTCGACCGGCGAGCCGGAACTGCTCTGCAACAACCGAGGTGTGGATTTCATTGAAGCCTACGCCGACGTCGAGCTCCGGGAGCTTTCCCTCTACAAGCCAGATGAGAGCTTGGGGGGAAAGCTGATGCCCAAGAAGGAAGGAGGGGTGCTCTGCGTTCAG gCTACGGAGCTCAGGTGCGGCGGGCTGGTGGTGGCGTGCGCGTTTGACCACCGCATCGCCGACGCGGTCTCGGCCGACATGTTCCTGGTGGCCTGGGCCGAGCTGGCAACCTCCAAGCCCGTCTCTCGCATCCCCTCCTTCCGGCGGTCGCTGCTCAACCCCCGCCGGCCGGGACGTCACGACTCCTTCCCGGACCGCCTCTACGCGCCCATTTCCTCGCTGTCTCGCCCCCCGTCACCACCCCCGCTGCAGCAGCCCGTTGTCAGCCGCATCTACTACATCACCGCCGAGGACGTGGACAGCATGCAGACCGCCGCCAGCGCCGGCGGAGCCGCCTATAGGACCAAAGTCGAGGCCTTCACCGCCTACCTCTGGCGCGTCCTCGCCAAGGGCACCGTGTCCGGGGACAAGCCATGCCGGATGGGCCTCGTCGTCGACGGGCGTTCCCGGCTCGACGCTCGCGCCATGGCCAACTACTTCGGCAACGTACTGACCCTCCCCTACGGGACCCTCAGCGCGGCGGAGCTTGGACGGATGGAGCTGCCGGAGGTGGCGGACGCGGTGCATGAGTTTCTCCGGCCGGCTGTCACGGCGGAGCACTTCCGGGGGCTGGTCGACTGGGTGGAGTCGCACCGGCCGGAGCCGGCGGTTGCGAGGGTGTACTTGGAAGATGAGGAGGGGGGCATGGCGTGCATAGTGTCGTCGGGGAGGCGGTTTCCGTCGTCGGAGTTGGAGTTCGGATGGGGGAAGCCGACCCTGGCGTCGTACTACTTCCCGTGGGGTGGCAGCGCCGGGTTTGTCATGCCGACGCCGAGCGCCAAGGGGAACGGGGACTGGGTGGTGTATGCTTACCTTCTCAAGGATCTGGTGGAGGTCTTGGAGGCCCAGTCGCCTCAGGTGCTCCGGCCGTTGACACCCGATTACTATCTCAGCCTTCTCAAGCTCGAAGTGGTTGATTGA